The genomic region CTGGAAACCAGTGAGCGCTTAGCAGAATGACTGCATCAGGCAAATCTCAAGACAGTGATGGCACACTGGAATGAATAATTCTGTGACTGGCATCTTTGAGTGGCATgtagatagatacagagaacCATGGCACCCTGGGCCACTAGGAACTGGCCAGATTGTCTGAGAAGGCATCAGTGAGAGTGGGAGGGccagcagaggcagggaggccaggatTTCAATGAAGACCCTGCAAATTGAGGCAGTCTCAACCCTGGCAGCTCGGGATTGGTCTAACAACTTGACATAGGCAGGGCAGCTCCATCTCCAGCAGCTGTGAAAGATCAGCTTCCCATGGCTAGGGATAGGGTCTCCATAGCTCCCATGATGGGCTACCTGGAGTGATCATGGGCAGTCTTTTGTGTcgccttcctctctcctccctgtcccaTGCTCTCTGGGATGGAGCCGGGTGACTTTGTCCACATTTTCCATCCTCAAGACAACCATCTTTTGCCAGCCACCCTCCCCTAACTTCCAAAAGTTCACTTTACACATTTATTGTGAGATCTTTCTCAGCTGCTGCAGTTCATTTGTCCCACCTTTCCGAAGTCTGGTCACATAGGCTTGTACTGTCATTTATAAAAACTCTTCATGTTTCTTCCATGGAATCATAAAATTGGAAGCTAACCCAGAGGCTATATTGTGTTCCTCCTACCCAAGAGCCATTCTCTAGGGCCTGGCAGGGCTGAGCAGTCTGAGACGGGAAACTCACTCTCCAAAAGCAGCCTGAGCTATTTAAAAAGTCTTCCTTCCTTCGAGCCCAAACCAGTCTACCTCTGGAGTCACTCAAGAGAAAATTTACCTCTTTTCTCATAGTCTCCAAATCACAGACTGGTCACCCACGAATCACTTTGAGCACTTGTGTATTATATGGTTGCAGCTAATCTTCACAAGTATCCTATCAAGAGACCAGGGAGGCAAGTGTTCAAAAAGGTTCAGCGATTTGCTGTGGTTACCCAGCTAATGCTGGCAgctgggacttgatctcaggcccAACTCCAAGGCCTGTGCTCTCTGTACACAAAGCCACCTCCAAAGCATTTTCACTTCAGCTGCATTTTCACTCACTGGGGAGTTGAGGACTCCTAAAGGGATTCACAAGTTACTGAGGGGTAAAAAGGCCGAGAGCCTGGCAAACAGGCAGGCGTGGAgcctacccaggtgtcccccgaCTGGCCCACCTGCAGGCCTGAGCCTGGGAATTTAGAGGGGGCTGGGAAAAGGCTCTCAGGACTTTGAGGGTGCGCCTGGCCACAGACAGGGCCAGACGTCTGAGAGGATGGAGGCTGAGGTTGCTGCCTGCTGAGTGGCCCTTTGGCTAGGTTCCTATGGCCATCAGCACCTGTTCTGCCTAGGTAACAGAACCTTCCCATCTTTATTCTCCTTTCTTCCAAAACAGGTTCTTTACCCCAACTACCTACGCACCACAACAGCCTCAGGGGCTTAGACTCCTAGGTCGAACTCTGTCAATTCTCCACAGAGGCCAGCCAGCTCCTTCTGTGGACTGTGGTTTCTCCATTATCTTTTGGGAACGCAAAGTTCCTATTTTAGTGTCTTCCAACAATTATAGAGAGCAGCTAACTCCTCAAGAAACAGTATTTATAAGTCATACAACCTCTGTTAAACATCTCTCTGAGATCGCTTCATTGAAAGACAAAGTGCTGTTTCTTCCCATTCGACCCCATTCTCAATTCTCTTACTTCCCAGGCCCCTTCTACATGGtttgagggaaaataaagaatatgaaacCACCCAAGCAAAATGGGGACAAAGacagtttcttggtttctcttcaGTCCCATCTAAGGTTCTAGaccagagaagcagggggagcctACATCAGAGACCACTGGACTAAGCAACTGACAAACCATGATTTGTCAGGTTACAGCATCAGTTCATTCCCATGAGGTGTGGGGCTGAGGCAGCAGAAAGCATGCCTTCAGCTAAGGCTGTGCCTGGGCTGTGGCAACCAGCAGCTCAGAGATGTACCACGTTATCCTTCATTCCACCAGCTCGGCCCACCCGATGTCAGGCAGGCGACCTCGGAGCCCTGGCGGCTTTAATGACGTCTCCTTCCAAAGACAAGACTCGTCTGCCACGGGCTTCATCTGCGTGACTGATACAAGTGTTACAAACACCCCAAACCCAGAGCCCGGAGACCCCAGCCCCCAGCGGAGAAGCGCTGCAGCCCTGCCGGGGAGCAGCACACACAAGGCCAGGGAGATGCAGGGGCAGATTTAATTTACACAGCAGCCACTTGGGGCCCAGTCAGAGCTGGGGCAGTAGGGCAGATCTATAACCAGAGGGCACCTCTTGCCCTTTCCCTTGAAGCCCAGTCCTCACAGACACTTAGATGGGGCTCCCTGGGTTGTGCAGAGGATGCTCCAGTCAAAAGGAGATTCGGAAATAAGGCTGTCCCCAAAGCTGGGGGAAGTCCGTGGCCTGGAGATGGTCGCCTACATGGTGGCCCAGGGGTCTGAGAGTCCAGTCCATGTCCCGGGCACAGTCCTCACAGCCTGTGGCCCTAGAGGAAGCCCTCACGGCGGAACTGTTCCTGGAGAAGGGCGCGGTACTGGTCAAATCCCCCCTCGACCCGGGTGACGCCACCGCCTTCGCACACCCACAACTCCCGGCACACCAGCCGGATGAAGCGCTCGTCGTGGGACACCAAAATCACGCCGCCCTGAAAGACACAAGGCCGGGGGCACTCAGGGGCACCTTAGTGGTGCTGAGGCCTGGGGAGAGGTGGGTAGCCTGAAGGCACACTCACCCTGAAATTGTTGAGAGCACGGCCCAGAGCCTCAATCGTCTCCATATCCAGGTGGTTCGTCGGCTCATCCAGAATGTAGAAGTTGGGGCTGGAAGGCAGtgcccagggaggcaggcagtTACGGGGCTTGGGAGAAAATGAACTCCCCGATATGGAGACAAGACAAACATTTTCCACTACGCGAGACGGGGAGAGAAGGCCAGAGCTCACCAGGGCATGGTCATCTGAGCAAAGGCTACCCGGCTCTTCTGGCCTCCGGACAAGCTGGCAACAGGGCGCACGGCCAGTTCTCCAGAGATGCCATACCGGCCGAGCTGGTGACGATACTCCTCCTCAGGCCGCCCTGGAACAGGCCTCACGCCATCAAGTGGGTTCTTGAGCTGACTCCCTCCCATCACCCTCCCCTCAGCCTTACCTCAATGCCCATGTCCTTATACCTAGACTcagggctcgctgctcagcaccCCACCCCAAGGCAGGCCTAGCTGTAGGGGTCCCCTCTTTCCTCCACTAGAGCCCCTACAGTACCGGGAAACCTGCGGGCCAGCAGTTCCACTGCGCTGACATTCAGGTCCAGCTGCTCCACATGGTGCTGGCTGAAGTAGCCAATCTTCAGATTCCTACAGGCAGAAACAAAGGTGGAAAGACAGGGTGGAAGGCAATGCCCATAAAGGAGTGCAGCTACAGAGTCGCTGGGGACTGGGGGGCTTTACCTGTGAGCATGTCTGATGCCCCGAACAGGTGCCAGGTCCCCCATGAGCAGCTTCAGCATGGTAGACTTCCCAGCCCCGTTCTCCCCAACCTGTCAAAAGAACCACGAGAATGCTGAAGAGTTGTCATGGGCAGAACACAGAAGCAAAGATGAGCATTGGTTCTGACCAATGACTCCTTCAACaaccaataaaataatattaaggaTCTATATAAATGAAGGAACTAGTAAAGTCGTAAAGGAAACTGACAGCTGAATACCTACTAAGAGCACGGGGTTTAACTCTCCCAAGAACCAAGTAAGGCAGCTGCTATCTCCATGCAGTAACTGAGCTACCACTCGGCAGAATCAAGACTGGATATCTGACCCTGAAGCCCATGCTAtctcctccctgctccatggTCTGAGGAAACTCAGATCTGAGACTAGGAAGATAAACTCTTGCTCTATGTATTCATAAAGTACCACCAGCCAGGCTTTCTAGCTCTGCAGGAAGTAGAGCAGGGAAGTAGAGCAAAGTCCTTGGCCCAGGCCAACTCCTGCTCCTGCATACCACTTCCCTTTGCCGCCGGAGGACCTGGGTCAATCCATACCACGTGCTGGGGTGGGAGAGTCTCAGCTCACGGAACAGAGGAACAGCAACCATACCACACAAATGCGGGACTCGAGATCAGCAGAGACGGAGAGGCGGCTGAAGATGACATGCTTAGGATCATAGTAGAAATCCACCTCATCTAGTTGCAGAATTGGCGGTGAGAACTTCTCAAACCCATCCGGGAACCTGCAGGAGGAGGTGGTAAggaacatgggagcagccagaaACACGAGCTCCCCACCAGTTTCTCAGCCCAGCACTCACTTCATCACCACCTCCAACTCCTTGTCCACAGGTTTCAGCTCTGGTCTGAGGAGAGAGGGGGCAGACTAGATTTATGGCTTTAAAAACTAACTGTATTTGTTCTTACTACACAAGTAACGTATGTtcaaagaaaacttagaaaaagcTTGTACTCCCACCATCCAGGCTATATTCATATTTTAGAGTACCTTCTTCTAGTTCACTATATATTGAAAAATAGGGTTATCCTTTCTGTAGGTTTTTGGCCTACCAGTTAAGACACCGTGATAAGTATTTCAATGTCACAAAAACttatgtgcttttgattttagactcccctccctgtgctccccaCACCAGCACCTCTAGAAAGGTTGATTTCAGATTAAGCCCCCCGAGTtccacatcattagtcattaaagaaatgcaaatcaaaactacagtaaaATATCACTCACACCCATTAGgctggctaaaattaaaaaaagacagataataagtgttggcaaggatgtggagaaattggaacctgcGTACATTGCTGGGAGAAATCCAAAATGGTCCGGCTGCTTTAGAGaacagtttggtagttcctcaaaaagttaaacataggggcgcctgggtggctcagtgggttaaagcctctgctttcagctcaggtcatgatcccagggtctgggatcgagccccacatcaggctctctgctctgcagggagcctgcttcttgctctctctctgcctgcctctctgcctatttgtgatctctgtctgtcaaacaaataaaaatcttaaaaaaaaaataaataaacatagaattatcttgtagcctagcaattccactccgaGGTACATaccccagaaaacagaaaacacaggtccatatataaatttgtacacaaatgttcagagCACTATTAGTCATAAGAGCCAAAAAAGAGGAAACTTCCAATATCTCTTGACTGAAGAGGCAATGGACAAAATGCTGTACGTCCTTCCAATGAAATATTACCTGACCGTAAAAACAAAGTACGGATACACGCTACAGCATGAAAGAACCTCACCAACACTATgataggtgaaataagccagacacaaaacatCACattataggattccatttatatgaaatgtccaggataAGCAAACagattagagaaaataaattagggGTTGCCTAATCCTATGGAGAGCAAGACTAATTCCCAACAGCAATGTAAAATGCTCTGTTTTCCTGTTGGAGAGGAGACTAAGGCTGGTTTCTAGAAAAGGGGAGACCTAGAATGGGAGGGCAAGGGGTGGCCGGCAAAATGAGGGCAGAAATTAAGAGACTAGGAGTCACGGCCCGGTCAAGGGCACTGTACTCACAGCTTCTCCAGCATTTTAAGTTTACTCTGCACTTGAGAGGCTCTGTTGGCATTGTAGCGAAATCGGTCAATGAAAACCTGTGGGGACATGAGTGTAGGCACTGGTCAGGTTCCCTCACTCCTACAGACTCTGACACCCATGGGAtggggcccccagccctgcctgtcccCACACCTGGATATGCTGGCGATACTGCTGCTGTGCCTCATACTCCCGCTGCTGGTTAAGCAGCCGCTCCTGCTTGCTCTTGATGAAGGTCTCAAAGTCTCCCCGGTATCCATCTAGTCGCTGGCTGTGCAGGTGGATGATGTCTGTGGCTATGGCATTCAGGAAGTTGCGGTCGTGGGAGACGACCAGGATTGTAGAGGGCCATGTCTGAGGGAGTCACAGGATGGCAGACCCAGTTTGGGAGAGCAGTCAGCTTCCAACCCCCCAAGTGTCTTAGAGGCAGACCTCCCCTGGACCTACTCTAACATCTGTAGGCACTCACTTGCAGGTAATTCTCCAGCCACAGGATGGCCCTTACATCCAGCATGTTTGTGGGTTCTGGAAAGATGGGGGAGGACATATTTGGGATTGAAGAGCTACAGAACTTGGATGCTGCCATCTATCCCTAACTCAAAGTCAGGGTGCCCCCTTTCAAACTCACCATCTAACAGCAGAAGATCTGGCCTATAGAAAAGAAGAATGTAACCCTTAAGGTTTTAGATCAGCAGCTCATGGACCTCCCATGAGCCAAGCCCCATCCTCCACAGTATCTGTACACAGGCCCCGGAGACTCACCTAGCAAACAGAGCCCGGGCCAGGGCCAGTCTCATCCTCCAGCCACCTGAGAACTCCCTAAAGGAACAGAGATCACATCAGGGGTAGATGTTTAccaagagaggcagaggcagcgtCAACAGTGCTGATAGCCAAGAATGGCAAGGGCCACTCACCGGGTGGGCTGCTGTTGCATTTTAGGGGTAAAGCCAAGCCCAGCAAGAATGACTGATGCCCTAGAAGTGAAGAAATTTTAGAACCTGCTTGAAACAGGtgacagaagggaaaggaaatataaaggagggaaggggaattTTAAATACCTGGCAGGTGCCTTGTCAGCCTCAATCTCCTCCAGTTTGGCATATACTTCCGCCAACTGTGCAGCTTCTGAGCCCTCTGCCCTGGAGTGGGAATGGGAGGAAGGGCACTCAGCCCGAATGGGGGCATTCTAGGTGGAATGCCCTGTACTCTATGCAGCTGGAGAGCAGGCTGCTCACTGCCTTGTTGCCAGGACAGGAATGCACTACAGAAAGCACCTGCTCAAGTCAGTGAGGGCAGTGGGCAGTGTGGAAGGAACAGGGCATTATAGCTCCACAGTGTCAGGTTCTAAGCTCTGCTGATTATTAGGATGAGAGTGCCAGTTACAGACTGTGGCACTATGACGGGCACTCTCTAAAGAACCGTGGCTGCCGGTCATTCTCCATCTGTAGCCCTTACCTGCCAGTGGCAATCTGGGCGCTGAGCTCCCGCTCCCTCTGCAGAAGGTCCTCCCTCACGGTGTCACTTTCTAGCACACTCTGCAGGGCAGGGGTGTCGTCTCCAGCAACCTCCTGCTCCACGTGCAGCAGGGAAATGTGGGCTGGAACTCGCAGGCTCCGAGTGGCCAACATCTTCAGGAGTGTCGTCTTCCCCAGCCCATTTCGACCCACCAGCCCATAGCGGCGGCCCCATGCCAGGTTCACATCTGCTCCAGCCAGCAGTACCCTGCAGGAGTAGGAGGAAGAACACAAAGGGTGCTGCTCTAGAGACAGGTATACAACAAATTTAGCCAcaaaaaaaacaatgttattttAAGCCCCATTTCATCTGTCCAAATTCTCCTttaactggaaaaagaaaagcatcaccCCTCCCCACGGCCACTCCCTCACCTATCGCCAAAAGATACATCAAAGTTCTCAATTCGCACATCATACGATTTGTTCTTGCCAGATGATTCCAACCGACTCTCCTTTCTGCTGCCTGCCTGGCTGGCTGATGCCTCTTCCAAGACTCTTTCAAAGAGAGAAACGATGGC from Mustela erminea isolate mMusErm1 chromosome 1, mMusErm1.Pri, whole genome shotgun sequence harbors:
- the ABCF3 gene encoding ATP-binding cassette sub-family F member 3 isoform X2 gives rise to the protein MMVLLAGADVNLAWGRRYGLVGRNGLGKTTLLKMLATRSLRVPAHISLLHVEQEVAGDDTPALQSVLESDTVREDLLQRERELSAQIATGRAEGSEAAQLAEVYAKLEEIEADKAPARASVILAGLGFTPKMQQQPTREFSGGWRMRLALARALFARPDLLLLDEPTNMLDVRAILWLENYLQTWPSTILVVSHDRNFLNAIATDIIHLHSQRLDGYRGDFETFIKSKQERLLNQQREYEAQQQYRQHIQVFIDRFRYNANRASQVQSKLKMLEKLPELKPVDKELEVVMKFPDGFEKFSPPILQLDEVDFYYDPKHVIFSRLSVSADLESRICVVGENGAGKSTMLKLLMGDLAPVRGIRHAHRNLKIGYFSQHHVEQLDLNVSAVELLARRFPGRPEEEYRHQLGRYGISGELAVRPVASLSGGQKSRVAFAQMTMPCPNFYILDEPTNHLDMETIEALGRALNNFRGGVILVSHDERFIRLVCRELWVCEGGGVTRVEGGFDQYRALLQEQFRREGFL
- the ABCF3 gene encoding ATP-binding cassette sub-family F member 3 isoform X1, which gives rise to MATCAEILRSEFPEIDGQVFDYVTGVLHSGSADFESVDDLVEAVGELLQEVSGDSKDDAGIRAVCQRMYNTLRLDEPQTQGNSQVLLDAPIQLSKITENYDCGTKLPGLLKREQSSTVNAKKLEKAEARLKAKQEKRSEKDTLKTSTPLVLEEASASQAGSRKESRLESSGKNKSYDVRIENFDVSFGDRVLLAGADVNLAWGRRYGLVGRNGLGKTTLLKMLATRSLRVPAHISLLHVEQEVAGDDTPALQSVLESDTVREDLLQRERELSAQIATGRAEGSEAAQLAEVYAKLEEIEADKAPARASVILAGLGFTPKMQQQPTREFSGGWRMRLALARALFARPDLLLLDEPTNMLDVRAILWLENYLQTWPSTILVVSHDRNFLNAIATDIIHLHSQRLDGYRGDFETFIKSKQERLLNQQREYEAQQQYRQHIQVFIDRFRYNANRASQVQSKLKMLEKLPELKPVDKELEVVMKFPDGFEKFSPPILQLDEVDFYYDPKHVIFSRLSVSADLESRICVVGENGAGKSTMLKLLMGDLAPVRGIRHAHRNLKIGYFSQHHVEQLDLNVSAVELLARRFPGRPEEEYRHQLGRYGISGELAVRPVASLSGGQKSRVAFAQMTMPCPNFYILDEPTNHLDMETIEALGRALNNFRGGVILVSHDERFIRLVCRELWVCEGGGVTRVEGGFDQYRALLQEQFRREGFL